The following coding sequences lie in one Fibrobacter sp. UWT2 genomic window:
- a CDS encoding glycoside hydrolase family 18 protein, with product MKVLKHWINIAGTFLAIAGASSVWAAPLFIGYYPDWGKWHKPPYTVDKVPYDKLTHVLWSFITPNTDGSLKGDAADDPSALDSMVTLAHAAGTKVIVSLGGGGQSENFVPIASDDALRGKFVENLVQFVADHNLDGLDMDWEWEYNPVPEADTIAYSKLLTELREALPKDKSLSAALPCSPYYGKWFTPEVLVKNLDWFGFMTYDMTGDWDEKAMFDSPLYPHEGYTTWSWEETRDYWKKRGVPTEKMVFGIPSFGFEFKGATGPGTDFTKGSAKQVAYKDIVTNTDWEYFYDSVAVEPYGVSSTGYVTFEDPHSSAVKSRWVKENGYAGIMVWEVSHDYIEGTGNPILDSIAIALQDDGTAIKKIRNGNIRTNSAAGKQIDIRGHRVQGKKSIILLDSKRSRR from the coding sequence ATGAAAGTTCTTAAGCATTGGATAAATATTGCCGGTACATTTTTAGCCATCGCCGGAGCCTCTTCGGTATGGGCAGCACCGCTGTTCATCGGCTATTACCCCGACTGGGGAAAATGGCACAAGCCCCCATACACAGTAGACAAGGTCCCGTATGACAAATTGACTCATGTGCTGTGGAGTTTCATTACACCGAATACGGATGGTTCGCTCAAAGGCGATGCCGCTGACGATCCGAGCGCGCTTGATTCCATGGTAACGCTTGCGCATGCCGCAGGCACCAAGGTAATTGTTTCGCTCGGCGGTGGCGGGCAAAGCGAAAATTTTGTTCCCATCGCATCGGATGACGCTCTTCGTGGCAAGTTCGTCGAAAACCTTGTACAATTCGTCGCCGACCATAACCTCGATGGTCTCGACATGGACTGGGAATGGGAATACAACCCCGTGCCCGAAGCCGACACGATTGCCTACAGCAAGTTGCTCACCGAACTCCGTGAGGCTCTCCCCAAAGACAAGAGCCTTTCAGCAGCGCTCCCCTGCTCGCCCTATTACGGCAAATGGTTTACGCCCGAAGTCCTCGTGAAAAATCTGGACTGGTTCGGATTCATGACCTACGACATGACCGGCGACTGGGATGAAAAAGCCATGTTCGATTCGCCACTCTACCCGCACGAAGGTTACACCACCTGGTCATGGGAAGAAACCCGCGACTATTGGAAAAAGCGCGGCGTTCCGACTGAAAAAATGGTCTTCGGAATTCCCTCATTCGGGTTTGAATTCAAGGGCGCCACGGGCCCCGGCACCGATTTCACCAAGGGTTCCGCAAAGCAAGTCGCCTACAAGGACATCGTCACGAATACTGACTGGGAATATTTTTATGACAGCGTCGCCGTAGAACCCTACGGCGTATCGTCCACCGGCTACGTCACCTTCGAAGACCCGCACTCTTCTGCCGTCAAAAGCCGCTGGGTCAAAGAAAACGGCTATGCTGGCATCATGGTCTGGGAAGTTTCGCACGACTATATCGAAGGCACCGGCAACCCGATTCTCGACAGCATCGCCATCGCTCTGCAAGACGACGGCACCGCAATCAAAAAGATTCGCAATGGCAATATTCGCACCAACAGCGCAGCCGGCAAGCAAATTGACATTCGCGGGCACCGAGTTCAAGGCAAAAAATCCATAATTTTACTTGACTCCAAACGCTCAAGGCGATAG
- the der gene encoding ribosome biogenesis GTPase Der: protein MKLPVVCIVGRPNVGKSSLFNRILGRRAAVVSDRDGVTRDRHYQTANYKGHEFTVVDTGGFLPDDSIDVLADSVRTQIFNAVEESDLVLFMVDVRVGITKLDEQFARMVRKLDKKVILVANKSENGADRQESYEFLKLGFGLPRTISALTGYACLSLMDEVIAVLPTPVRGERREERPIRFAILGRPNAGKSTLLNRLLNEDRAVVSDIPGTTRDSIDCDFAVDGQKFVVTDTAGLRKKAKVEDEVEIFSNMRTLESIRRSDVSVLMVDCTRGLEVQDFRIITEIRKAGKGLVLVLNKWDIFPDKTEKSFDHMVKEMLEREPMLEYVPIISASAKEGQRVNRIVQAIQTVYANCRRVLGRDRVATAFASFLEKNPVPSQNARTVQLTRACQIMVEPPVIAIETRTPELVADSYKRYLLKQFYEEFQLQGAPLRLNFDQKLTLRKDEDLEQFTESSNSVLAGVNPQRDLDRKNRKGKVVRH from the coding sequence ATGAAATTACCTGTCGTATGTATTGTTGGACGCCCGAACGTGGGCAAGTCCTCTCTTTTTAACCGAATCTTGGGGCGTCGTGCCGCAGTCGTTTCTGACCGCGACGGCGTGACCCGCGATAGGCATTACCAGACGGCCAATTACAAGGGCCATGAATTTACGGTGGTCGATACCGGCGGATTCTTGCCGGACGATTCCATCGACGTGCTCGCCGATAGCGTGCGCACGCAGATTTTTAATGCCGTCGAAGAGTCCGACCTGGTGCTCTTTATGGTCGATGTCCGCGTGGGCATTACCAAGCTCGACGAACAGTTTGCCCGTATGGTCCGCAAGCTCGACAAGAAGGTGATTCTTGTTGCGAACAAGAGCGAAAACGGTGCCGATCGTCAAGAAAGCTACGAGTTCCTGAAACTCGGTTTTGGCTTGCCTCGTACTATCAGCGCACTCACGGGCTATGCCTGCCTTTCGTTGATGGACGAAGTTATTGCGGTGCTTCCGACTCCCGTTCGCGGTGAACGTCGCGAAGAGCGCCCGATTCGCTTTGCCATTCTTGGCCGCCCGAATGCCGGCAAGAGCACGCTTCTGAACCGCTTGCTGAACGAAGACCGTGCCGTGGTGTCCGATATTCCGGGTACGACCCGCGACTCCATTGACTGCGACTTTGCGGTTGATGGCCAAAAGTTCGTGGTGACTGATACGGCTGGCCTACGCAAGAAGGCGAAGGTCGAAGACGAAGTTGAAATTTTCAGCAACATGCGTACCCTCGAAAGTATCCGCCGTTCCGACGTGTCGGTACTTATGGTAGACTGCACCCGCGGTCTCGAAGTCCAGGACTTCCGCATTATTACCGAAATCCGCAAGGCGGGCAAGGGCCTGGTGCTCGTGCTCAACAAGTGGGACATTTTCCCGGACAAGACCGAAAAATCCTTTGACCACATGGTCAAGGAAATGCTCGAACGCGAACCGATGCTTGAATACGTGCCGATTATTTCGGCGAGTGCCAAGGAAGGCCAACGCGTTAACCGCATTGTCCAGGCCATTCAGACGGTGTATGCCAACTGCCGTCGCGTCCTTGGCCGCGACCGCGTCGCTACCGCCTTTGCAAGCTTCTTGGAAAAGAATCCGGTGCCGAGCCAGAACGCCCGTACCGTTCAGCTTACCCGTGCCTGCCAGATTATGGTGGAACCGCCGGTAATCGCTATCGAAACCCGTACGCCGGAACTGGTGGCCGATTCTTACAAGCGTTACTTGCTCAAACAGTTTTACGAAGAATTCCAGCTGCAGGGTGCGCCCCTCCGCTTGAACTTCGACCAGAAATTAACCCTTAGAAAGGATGAAGATCTTGAACAGTTTACTGAGTCTTCCAATAGCGTACTTGCTGGGGTCAATCCCCAGCGCGATCTGGATCGCAAAAATCGCAAAGGGAAAGTCGTTCGACATTAG
- the plsY gene encoding glycerol-3-phosphate 1-O-acyltransferase PlsY, translating to MLGSIPSAIWIAKIAKGKSFDIRDYGSKNAGLTNTFRVLGWKPALPVVFLDLLKGFFGPWIAMKMCEAQVAAGGADYSHWVPLVAGLLVILGHSFTCFAGFRGGKGVLAALGVFLALCPITALSAFGVWIILTFSTKYVSVGSIGACVALGAFAVMGFLKLPFPPDDINLGLMITCLIVAVFVIVKHKSNIKRLMNGTENGFGSKRKTPKA from the coding sequence TTGCTGGGGTCAATCCCCAGCGCGATCTGGATCGCAAAAATCGCAAAGGGAAAGTCGTTCGACATTAGAGACTACGGCTCCAAGAATGCGGGCCTCACCAACACGTTCCGCGTGCTCGGTTGGAAACCCGCCCTTCCGGTCGTTTTTCTTGATTTGCTCAAGGGTTTCTTTGGCCCGTGGATTGCCATGAAAATGTGCGAAGCGCAGGTGGCTGCCGGTGGTGCCGACTATTCTCACTGGGTTCCGCTTGTTGCAGGTCTCTTGGTGATTCTTGGTCACAGCTTCACTTGCTTTGCCGGTTTCCGCGGCGGTAAGGGCGTGCTTGCCGCTTTGGGTGTGTTCTTGGCCCTTTGCCCGATTACGGCTCTTAGCGCTTTCGGCGTGTGGATTATCCTTACGTTTTCGACCAAGTATGTGTCGGTGGGTAGCATTGGCGCCTGCGTCGCTCTCGGCGCATTTGCCGTGATGGGTTTCCTTAAGTTGCCGTTCCCGCCCGACGATATTAACTTGGGCCTGATGATTACCTGCCTTATCGTGGCCGTTTTCGTGATTGTGAAGCACAAATCCAACATTAAGCGCCTTATGAACGGCACTGAAAACGGTTTTGGCAGCAAGCGCAAGACTCCTAAGGCGTAA
- a CDS encoding NAD(P)H-dependent glycerol-3-phosphate dehydrogenase yields MKVTVLGTGGWGLSLGQVVYENKNEVMFWTNSQAEVDLLSTEHQYKDKLPGVIFPADFKYTTDMNAALEGCDMVLIVVPSQFMGGVAKNLGKWTPAKGKEPVVVCATKGILEGTNQLMSEVLLENVPWLTEDKMVAFSGPSHAEEVSRHILTAIVSACVNEESAKLVQKAMSCSYLRVYTSTDIVGVELCGSVKNVIAIASGVLYGLEAGGKYKIGDNTRAAILTRGQAEMCRLGKALGAKPETFAGLAGMGDLIVTCLSQHSRNRYVGEHIGRGETIEQVLGGMKMVAEGVPTCKSTKALADKLGVEMPIVNAVHALLFEGKNVDDVIKEMWDRELKTEVWE; encoded by the coding sequence ATGAAGGTTACTGTACTTGGAACAGGTGGCTGGGGACTTTCCCTTGGCCAGGTGGTGTACGAAAATAAGAATGAAGTGATGTTCTGGACCAATTCCCAGGCCGAAGTGGACCTGCTCTCTACGGAACACCAGTACAAGGACAAACTCCCGGGCGTGATTTTCCCGGCAGACTTTAAGTATACGACCGATATGAACGCCGCCCTCGAAGGCTGCGATATGGTTTTGATTGTGGTGCCGAGCCAGTTTATGGGCGGTGTCGCCAAGAATCTTGGCAAGTGGACTCCGGCCAAGGGCAAGGAACCGGTGGTGGTCTGTGCTACGAAGGGTATTCTCGAAGGCACGAACCAGCTCATGAGCGAAGTGCTCCTCGAAAACGTTCCTTGGCTCACCGAAGACAAAATGGTTGCCTTTAGTGGCCCGTCTCACGCCGAAGAAGTCAGCCGACACATTCTGACGGCGATTGTCTCTGCTTGCGTGAACGAAGAATCTGCAAAGCTCGTGCAGAAGGCCATGAGCTGCTCTTACCTGCGCGTTTACACCTCTACCGATATCGTGGGTGTGGAACTCTGCGGTTCCGTGAAGAACGTAATCGCCATTGCTTCTGGTGTGCTTTATGGTCTCGAAGCCGGTGGCAAGTACAAGATTGGCGACAACACTCGTGCCGCTATCCTCACTCGCGGTCAGGCTGAAATGTGCCGTCTCGGTAAGGCTCTCGGCGCAAAGCCCGAAACCTTTGCTGGCCTTGCCGGTATGGGCGACTTGATTGTGACTTGCCTTTCTCAGCACAGCCGCAACCGCTATGTGGGTGAACACATCGGCAGGGGCGAAACTATCGAACAGGTCCTCGGCGGCATGAAGATGGTGGCCGAAGGCGTTCCGACTTGCAAGAGCACCAAGGCTCTCGCTGACAAGCTCGGCGTCGAAATGCCGATCGTAAATGCCGTTCACGCCCTCCTTTTCGAAGGCAAGAACGTGGACGATGTTATCAAGGAAATGTGGGACCGCGAACTCAAGACGGAAGTCTGGGAATAA